A genomic window from Halorubrum trapanicum includes:
- a CDS encoding RNase P subunit p30 family protein, protein MYEAVHAYPDGEATAARHAATAARHGYDGIVVRSRDALDPVDGGGGPGDGGSAAADRDESPVRDPDALRQEYGIDVVDAVEIDADDPTSASGAVGNYRSDRTVVCVVGGDDALNRFAVEQARVDALVRPMTGGGDVNHVLAKAARDNGVHVEFDFGPALRETGGKRVRALADLRKLREIVDHYDAPYVVSANARSHLELRAPRELVAVGEAIGFDPEAVREGLRAWGDLVERNRERRSEGFIEPGVRRGRHEEDGC, encoded by the coding sequence ATGTACGAGGCCGTTCACGCCTACCCCGACGGGGAGGCGACCGCCGCGCGCCACGCCGCGACCGCGGCTCGGCACGGCTACGACGGGATCGTGGTGCGGTCGCGCGACGCGCTGGATCCGGTCGATGGCGGCGGTGGACCCGGCGACGGCGGCTCGGCCGCGGCGGACCGCGACGAGAGCCCCGTCCGCGACCCGGACGCGCTCCGCCAGGAGTACGGGATCGACGTCGTCGACGCGGTCGAGATCGACGCCGACGACCCGACGAGCGCGTCGGGCGCGGTCGGGAACTACCGGTCCGACCGGACCGTGGTCTGCGTCGTCGGGGGCGACGACGCCCTGAACCGGTTCGCGGTCGAGCAGGCGCGCGTCGACGCCCTCGTCCGCCCGATGACGGGCGGCGGCGACGTCAACCACGTCCTCGCGAAGGCGGCGCGCGACAACGGGGTCCACGTCGAGTTCGACTTCGGGCCGGCGCTGCGCGAGACGGGCGGGAAGCGCGTCCGGGCGCTCGCGGACCTCCGGAAGCTCCGCGAGATCGTCGACCACTACGACGCGCCGTACGTCGTGAGCGCGAACGCGCGCTCGCACCTCGAACTCCGGGCGCCGCGCGAGCTCGTCGCGGTCGGCGAGGCGATCGGGTTCGACCCGGAAGCCGTCCGCGAGGGGCTTCGGGCGTGGGGCGACCTCGTCGAGCGCAACCGGGAGCGCCGCTCCGAGGGCTTCATAGAGCCGGGGGTCCGACGTGGTAGGCATGAAGAAGACGGTTGCTGA
- a CDS encoding class I SAM-dependent methyltransferase yields the protein MKKTVAEHAERFSEKAAAYDDSKSDEYHACASLVIEHAAPEADDVVLDLGAGTGAIALEVAGNAERVLARDVSEGMMEEGREKAAERGLDDVEFAYGEFRDPGLDADQRVDIVTSNFALHHLADDEKREAISVMAETGARRIVLGDVAFFEEPDPEEPFYSPEVDDPATVGTLVEAFTDEGFAVTAVERVHDQVAVIVAERIRELPA from the coding sequence ATGAAGAAGACGGTTGCTGAACACGCCGAGCGGTTCTCCGAGAAGGCGGCCGCGTACGACGACTCGAAGAGCGACGAGTACCACGCCTGCGCGAGCCTCGTGATCGAGCACGCCGCGCCCGAGGCGGACGACGTCGTCCTCGACTTGGGCGCCGGGACGGGCGCCATCGCGCTGGAGGTCGCCGGAAATGCCGAGCGCGTCCTCGCGCGAGACGTTAGCGAGGGGATGATGGAGGAGGGGCGCGAGAAGGCGGCCGAGCGCGGGCTCGACGACGTCGAGTTCGCGTACGGCGAGTTCCGCGATCCCGGCCTCGACGCGGACCAGCGGGTCGATATCGTCACCTCGAACTTCGCGCTCCACCACCTCGCGGACGACGAGAAGCGCGAGGCGATCAGTGTGATGGCCGAGACGGGCGCGCGGCGGATCGTCCTCGGCGACGTGGCGTTCTTCGAGGAGCCCGACCCCGAGGAGCCGTTCTACAGCCCCGAGGTGGACGACCCGGCGACCGTCGGCACGCTGGTCGAGGCGTTCACCGACGAGGGGTTCGCGGTGACCGCCGTCGAGCGCGTCCACGACCAGGTGGCGGTGATCGTCGCGGAGCGGATCCGGGAGCTCCCGGCGTGA
- the psmA gene encoding archaeal proteasome endopeptidase complex subunit alpha, which yields MQGQSQQQAYDRGITIFSPDGRLYQVEYAREAVKRGTASVGIRAEDGVVLAADKRARSPLMEPESIEKLHKADDHVGVASAGHVADARQLIDFARRQAQVNQLRYGEPVGIETLTKNITDHIQQYTQVGGARPFGVALIVGGIENGEPRLFETDPSGTPYEWQALSIGSDRSDLRDYLETEYEEGISTEEAIGLALDTLAQSNDGELTPDGVGVATITVDDPEYAERSTDEIEAILAERDLLASDEDAADGEDAADGEDAADGDTDEE from the coding sequence ATGCAGGGACAATCCCAACAGCAGGCGTACGACCGCGGCATCACAATCTTCTCTCCGGACGGCCGACTCTACCAGGTCGAGTACGCCCGGGAGGCGGTGAAACGAGGGACGGCGAGCGTCGGGATCCGCGCCGAGGACGGGGTCGTCCTCGCGGCCGACAAGCGCGCCCGCTCCCCCCTCATGGAGCCGGAGAGCATCGAGAAGCTCCACAAGGCCGACGACCACGTCGGCGTCGCGAGCGCGGGCCACGTCGCCGACGCCCGCCAGCTCATCGACTTCGCGCGCCGGCAGGCGCAGGTGAACCAGCTCCGGTACGGCGAGCCCGTCGGCATCGAGACGCTGACGAAGAACATCACCGACCACATCCAGCAGTACACGCAGGTCGGCGGCGCGCGCCCGTTCGGCGTCGCGCTCATCGTCGGCGGCATCGAGAACGGCGAGCCGCGCCTGTTCGAGACCGACCCCTCGGGGACCCCCTACGAGTGGCAGGCGCTCTCCATCGGCTCGGACCGCAGCGACCTCCGCGACTACCTCGAGACGGAGTACGAGGAGGGGATCTCGACCGAGGAGGCGATCGGGCTCGCGCTCGACACCCTCGCGCAGTCGAACGACGGCGAGCTGACCCCCGACGGCGTCGGCGTCGCCACGATCACCGTCGACGACCCCGAGTACGCGGAGCGGTCGACCGACGAGATCGAGGCGATCCTCGCCGAGCGCGACCTGCTCGCGAGCGACGAGGACGCGGCGGACGGCGAGGACGCGGCTGACGGCGAGGACGCGGCGGACGGCGACACCGACGAGGAGTAA
- a CDS encoding transcription factor S — MKFCDECGSMMKSGEGEDHWVCDACGYEIGREDGDDEWTTESQVESEIVDVSDAEDKGLPTTTAQCPNCDNDRAYWYMQQIRAADESETRFFVCTECEHKWREDDH, encoded by the coding sequence ATGAAGTTCTGCGACGAGTGCGGATCCATGATGAAATCCGGCGAGGGCGAAGACCACTGGGTGTGCGACGCCTGCGGCTACGAGATCGGGCGCGAGGACGGCGACGACGAGTGGACGACCGAGTCGCAGGTCGAGTCGGAGATCGTCGACGTGAGCGACGCCGAGGACAAGGGGCTCCCGACGACGACGGCTCAGTGTCCCAACTGCGACAACGACCGGGCGTACTGGTACATGCAGCAGATCCGCGCGGCCGACGAGTCCGAGACCCGCTTTTTCGTCTGTACCGAGTGCGAACACAAGTGGCGCGAAGACGACCACTGA
- a CDS encoding hydantoinase B/oxoprolinase family protein: MTDAEPGAGLDPVTLEILRNQLESVASEMGHVLIRGAYSPNIKERQDCSTALFDADGRMVAQAEHIPVHLGAMPDAVDVVLEKDPKPGDVFVVNDPFAGGTHLPDVTLVSPIAPDGEIVGYAVSRAHHADVGGSAPGSMPPGAREIYEEGLRLPAVRLVDGGEPNEAVRDLILANVRTPDEREADLRAQRAANARAEERIGELLDEHGETLLDAFDAVIDYSRERVESEIRELPDGTYRAADVLEGDGVTDADVPVEVAVTVDGARIDVDFAGTADQVDGNLNAPFSVAKSAVYFVVRAVTDPEIPPNHGCYEPVSISAPEGSLLDPRPPAAVVGGNVETSQRVTDVTLEALAEAVPDAVPAGGQGTMNNLIVGDRGGEFTYYETIAGGFGARPTKDGMDGVQVGMTNTLNTPVEALETAYPLRVERYALRPSSGGDGRYRGGLGVERTLTVERDATVSLLTERRRTAPRGLAGGEDGALGENLIDGEPVPAKASVDVAAGSTVSIRTPGGGGHGDPAERDEKARERDRRDGKVDDREDESTDDRL; encoded by the coding sequence GTGACCGACGCGGAGCCGGGAGCGGGCCTCGACCCGGTCACGCTGGAGATCCTCCGGAACCAGCTGGAGAGCGTCGCGAGCGAGATGGGCCACGTGCTGATCCGCGGCGCGTACTCGCCGAACATCAAGGAGCGACAGGACTGCTCGACGGCGCTGTTCGACGCCGACGGCCGGATGGTCGCGCAGGCCGAACACATCCCGGTCCACCTCGGCGCGATGCCCGACGCGGTCGACGTCGTCCTGGAGAAGGACCCGAAGCCGGGGGACGTGTTCGTCGTCAACGACCCGTTCGCCGGGGGGACCCACCTCCCGGACGTGACGCTCGTCTCGCCGATCGCGCCCGACGGCGAGATCGTGGGCTACGCGGTGTCGCGCGCGCACCACGCCGACGTGGGCGGGAGCGCGCCGGGGAGCATGCCGCCGGGGGCGCGGGAGATCTACGAGGAGGGGCTCCGGCTCCCGGCGGTCCGGCTCGTCGACGGCGGCGAGCCGAACGAGGCCGTCCGCGACCTGATCCTCGCCAACGTCCGCACGCCGGACGAGCGCGAGGCGGACCTCCGCGCGCAGCGCGCGGCGAACGCGCGCGCCGAGGAGCGGATCGGCGAACTGCTCGACGAACACGGCGAGACGCTGCTCGACGCGTTCGACGCCGTCATCGACTACTCGCGCGAGCGCGTCGAGAGCGAGATACGCGAGCTCCCGGACGGCACCTACCGCGCGGCCGACGTCCTCGAAGGCGACGGCGTGACGGACGCGGACGTCCCGGTCGAGGTCGCCGTCACCGTCGACGGCGCCCGGATCGACGTCGACTTCGCCGGCACCGCCGACCAGGTGGACGGCAACCTGAACGCCCCGTTCTCGGTCGCGAAGAGCGCGGTGTACTTCGTCGTCCGCGCAGTCACCGACCCGGAGATCCCGCCGAACCACGGCTGCTACGAGCCGGTCTCGATATCCGCGCCCGAGGGGTCGCTGCTCGACCCCCGACCGCCGGCCGCCGTCGTCGGCGGCAACGTCGAGACGAGCCAGCGCGTCACCGACGTGACGCTGGAGGCGCTCGCGGAGGCGGTGCCGGACGCCGTCCCCGCCGGCGGACAGGGGACGATGAACAACCTGATCGTCGGCGACCGCGGCGGCGAGTTCACCTACTACGAGACGATCGCCGGCGGGTTCGGCGCCCGGCCGACCAAGGACGGGATGGACGGCGTTCAGGTCGGGATGACGAACACGCTCAACACGCCGGTCGAGGCGCTGGAGACGGCGTACCCGCTGCGGGTCGAGCGCTACGCGCTCCGTCCGTCGAGCGGCGGCGACGGCCGGTATCGCGGCGGGCTCGGCGTCGAGCGGACGCTCACCGTCGAGCGGGACGCGACCGTCTCGCTTCTGACCGAGCGTCGGCGGACCGCGCCGCGCGGGCTCGCGGGCGGCGAGGACGGCGCGCTCGGCGAGAACCTGATCGACGGCGAGCCGGTCCCGGCGAAGGCGTCCGTCGACGTCGCGGCCGGGTCGACCGTCTCGATCCGCACCCCGGGCGGCGGCGGGCACGGCGACCCCGCCGAGCGCGACGAAAAAGCACGGGAGCGCGACCGACGCGACGGGAAAGTCGACGACCGAGAGGACGAGTCGACCGACGATCGTTTATAA
- a CDS encoding Rpp14/Pop5 family protein has translation MKHLPKHLRPRWRYLAVGIESWADAEIGRRAFQRALWYSAGNLLGDAGSADADLTLLSFAHADGTGEAVVRVRHGHVAEARAAIACVSEVDGEPVGILVRGISGTVRACEERYMGRATASSTQRDVAFEGAERAATVRGDARDVRTESGRVGATAFDTE, from the coding sequence GTGAAGCACCTCCCCAAACACCTCCGGCCGCGGTGGCGCTACCTCGCGGTCGGGATCGAGTCGTGGGCGGACGCCGAGATTGGCCGGCGGGCGTTCCAGCGCGCGCTGTGGTACAGCGCCGGCAACCTCCTCGGCGACGCCGGCAGCGCCGACGCCGACCTCACGCTGCTGTCGTTCGCGCACGCGGACGGGACCGGCGAGGCCGTCGTCCGCGTCAGACACGGCCACGTCGCCGAGGCGCGCGCCGCGATCGCCTGCGTGAGCGAGGTCGACGGCGAGCCGGTCGGAATCCTCGTTAGGGGGATTTCGGGGACGGTACGTGCCTGTGAGGAAAGATATATGGGTCGCGCGACCGCCAGTTCGACACAGCGAGACGTCGCGTTCGAGGGCGCCGAGCGGGCCGCGACCGTGCGCGGAGACGCGCGCGACGTGCGGACCGAGTCGGGTCGCGTCGGCGCGACGGCGTTCGACACCGAGTGA
- a CDS encoding alanyl-tRNA editing protein: MTERLYLADDTVTAFEATVERVLSDPDRLVLDRTHFYPTGGGQPHDTGTIRVADGGDAATDRSDGGGTARWRVVDVQMRDTVYHEIEPLGGENGENGESDGAADAAEPPPLPEPGTDVVCEIDADRREAHSRYHTAQHLLSALLLDEFDARTTGNQLYADRARLDAEYGRFTDDDLDRIEARLNELVADGRPVSSYTMDRETAEATLDTDRTRIDLLPDSIEELRIVEIAGQDAEDEPYDRTACAGTHVANTADVGEVVVTGRETKGPDEERVRFALAEHVDAD, from the coding sequence GTGACCGAGCGACTCTACCTCGCGGACGACACGGTGACGGCGTTCGAGGCGACCGTCGAACGCGTCCTCTCGGACCCCGATCGCCTCGTCCTCGACCGGACCCACTTCTACCCGACCGGCGGCGGCCAGCCGCACGACACCGGAACGATCCGGGTCGCCGACGGAGGCGACGCGGCGACGGACCGATCCGACGGCGGCGGAACCGCTCGCTGGCGCGTCGTCGACGTCCAGATGCGGGACACGGTGTACCACGAGATCGAACCGCTCGGCGGGGAGAACGGCGAGAACGGCGAGAGCGACGGGGCGGCCGACGCGGCCGAGCCGCCTCCGCTCCCGGAGCCGGGCACCGACGTCGTCTGTGAGATCGACGCTGACCGCCGCGAGGCGCACTCGCGCTATCACACCGCGCAGCACCTACTGTCGGCGCTCCTGCTCGACGAGTTCGACGCGCGGACGACGGGCAACCAGCTGTACGCCGATCGCGCGCGCCTCGACGCCGAGTACGGCCGGTTCACGGACGACGACCTCGACCGGATCGAGGCCCGGCTCAACGAGCTCGTCGCCGACGGGCGACCGGTGTCGAGCTACACGATGGACCGCGAGACCGCGGAGGCGACGCTGGACACCGACCGGACGCGGATCGACCTCCTCCCCGACTCGATCGAGGAGCTCCGGATCGTCGAGATAGCGGGGCAGGACGCCGAGGACGAGCCGTACGACCGCACCGCCTGCGCCGGGACCCACGTCGCGAACACCGCCGACGTCGGCGAGGTCGTCGTCACCGGCCGAGAGACGAAGGGGCCAGACGAGGAGCGCGTCCGGTTCGCGCTCGCCGAGCACGTCGACGCGGACTGA
- a CDS encoding hydantoinase/oxoprolinase family protein has protein sequence MGGNSADGDSADGDSTDDRRAGGRAIGVDVGGTFTDVALSLDGDLVTAKVPSTDDQSEGVAAGIEKACEAAEIDPETVTEFSHAMTVSVNALLEGDGAKTALVTTEGFRDVLEIGRQTRPSLYDLDAEKPAPLVPRRRRFEVPERATADGIERPVDDEAIESLVADLRDADVESVAVCLLHAYAHPENERRLAGALRGALDAPVSASHEVLPEFREYERTSTTVVDAYVRPAIDGYVGRLTERARDLGLPQPRIMQANGGVTDADTVRRNAVTTVLSGPAAGVVGASATAGTDADREGLITFDMGGTSSDVSLVRDGEVERTTEATVADRPIGTPMVDVETVGAGGGSIAWVDAGGALRIGPRSAGADPGPACYGKGGTEPTVTDADLVLGYVSADTDLGGDLSLDPDAARDALADLADEAGMEGPVETALGVHRVANADMTRAIRSVTVERGHDPRGFGLVAFGGAGPMHAVQIADGLDVERVIIPHASGVLSAYGLLAADETRDAVRTRQGPLAEVDSDAVDALYGEIADDLLDEVSDRDAARVEYAADLRYAGQSFELTVGVARPFDPAAVGERFAAAHESAYGYRADEPVELVNCRATATVPRSAPAIESVGAPDAGPRTTREAVFPDGARETPVYDRDRFPADERVAGPVVVEGPESTVVVPPAWSVRLRDDGALVAEVSDS, from the coding sequence ATGGGCGGGAATTCGGCGGACGGCGATTCGGCGGACGGCGATTCGACGGACGACCGACGGGCAGGCGGCCGAGCGATCGGCGTCGACGTGGGGGGCACGTTCACCGACGTGGCGCTCTCGCTCGACGGCGACCTCGTCACCGCGAAGGTGCCGAGCACCGACGACCAGAGCGAGGGCGTCGCGGCCGGGATCGAGAAGGCCTGCGAGGCGGCCGAGATCGACCCCGAGACCGTGACCGAGTTCTCCCACGCGATGACGGTCTCCGTCAACGCGCTGCTGGAGGGCGACGGGGCGAAGACCGCCCTCGTGACGACCGAGGGGTTCCGCGACGTGCTGGAGATCGGCCGGCAGACCCGGCCGTCGCTGTACGACCTCGACGCCGAGAAACCGGCGCCGCTCGTCCCCAGGCGCCGCCGGTTCGAGGTCCCCGAGCGCGCGACGGCCGACGGGATAGAGCGACCGGTCGACGACGAGGCGATCGAGTCGCTCGTCGCCGACCTCCGCGACGCGGACGTCGAGTCCGTCGCGGTCTGCCTGCTCCACGCGTACGCGCACCCCGAGAACGAACGGCGACTGGCGGGCGCGCTGCGCGGCGCGCTCGACGCCCCGGTGTCGGCCTCCCACGAGGTGCTCCCGGAGTTCCGCGAGTACGAGCGCACCTCGACGACCGTCGTCGACGCGTACGTTCGCCCGGCGATCGACGGCTACGTCGGGCGACTCACAGAGCGGGCGCGGGACCTCGGCCTGCCGCAACCGCGGATCATGCAGGCCAACGGCGGCGTCACCGACGCCGACACGGTCAGGCGGAACGCCGTGACGACGGTCCTCTCGGGGCCGGCGGCGGGCGTCGTGGGCGCGAGCGCGACGGCCGGGACCGACGCCGACCGAGAGGGGCTGATCACCTTCGACATGGGCGGGACCTCCAGCGACGTGAGCCTCGTCCGCGACGGCGAGGTCGAGCGGACGACGGAGGCGACCGTCGCGGACCGACCGATCGGCACGCCGATGGTCGACGTCGAGACGGTCGGCGCGGGCGGCGGGTCGATCGCGTGGGTCGACGCCGGCGGCGCGCTCCGGATCGGCCCCCGCTCGGCCGGCGCCGACCCCGGTCCGGCCTGCTACGGCAAGGGCGGCACGGAGCCGACCGTCACGGACGCGGACCTCGTGTTGGGGTACGTCAGCGCGGACACCGACCTCGGCGGCGACCTGTCGCTGGACCCGGACGCGGCCCGCGACGCGCTCGCCGACCTCGCCGACGAGGCGGGGATGGAGGGGCCGGTCGAGACCGCGCTGGGCGTCCACCGCGTCGCGAACGCCGACATGACGCGCGCGATCCGCTCCGTCACCGTCGAGCGCGGCCACGACCCGCGCGGGTTCGGGCTCGTCGCCTTCGGCGGCGCCGGCCCGATGCACGCGGTCCAGATCGCCGACGGCCTCGACGTCGAGCGCGTTATCATTCCGCACGCCTCCGGTGTCCTCTCGGCCTACGGGCTGCTCGCGGCCGACGAGACGCGGGACGCCGTGCGGACCCGTCAGGGGCCGCTCGCCGAGGTCGACTCCGACGCGGTCGACGCGCTCTACGGTGAGATCGCCGACGACCTGCTCGACGAGGTCAGCGACCGGGACGCGGCGCGCGTCGAGTACGCCGCGGACCTGCGGTACGCGGGGCAGAGCTTCGAGCTCACCGTCGGCGTGGCGCGCCCGTTCGACCCGGCCGCCGTCGGCGAGCGGTTCGCCGCGGCCCACGAGTCGGCGTACGGCTACCGGGCGGACGAGCCCGTCGAGCTGGTGAACTGCCGCGCGACGGCGACGGTCCCCCGGAGCGCGCCGGCGATCGAGTCCGTCGGCGCCCCCGACGCGGGGCCGCGGACCACCCGCGAGGCGGTGTTTCCCGACGGGGCCCGCGAGACCCCCGTCTACGACCGGGATCGCTTCCCGGCCGACGAGCGCGTGGCGGGCCCGGTCGTCGTCGAGGGCCCCGAGAGCACGGTCGTCGTCCCGCCGGCGTGGAGCGTCCGACTGCGCGACGACGGGGCGCTGGTCGCGGAGGTGAGCGACTCGTGA
- a CDS encoding SDR family oxidoreductase: MPSESDRRGVQKTALITGCSSGIGRAAAHAFLDEGWTVYATARNPADVEALGEAGCELATLDVTDQDDVDRVVERVLDEEGAIDALINNAGYGQFGPIEDVTTDRVHDQFDVNVYGPHRLIRAVLPAMRRERDGTIVNVSSVAGRVSMPGGGVYSGSKFALEAMSDALRNEVADLGIDVVVVEPGPVKTNFSKRAEREADPDEREGIDRTDAYDEFYATFEDAKLIGGDGPGAVEPELVANAIYDAASATQPPARVQPGPVARVGVLARFLPDALLDKAYGLVRNFTS, translated from the coding sequence ATGCCCTCGGAGAGCGACCGGAGAGGCGTGCAGAAGACGGCACTCATCACCGGCTGTTCCTCGGGCATCGGTCGCGCCGCGGCGCACGCGTTCCTCGACGAGGGATGGACCGTGTACGCCACCGCGCGGAACCCCGCGGACGTCGAGGCGCTCGGCGAGGCGGGCTGCGAGCTCGCCACGCTCGACGTCACCGATCAGGACGACGTCGACCGCGTCGTCGAGCGGGTCCTAGACGAGGAGGGCGCGATCGACGCGCTGATCAACAACGCCGGCTACGGGCAGTTCGGGCCGATCGAGGACGTCACCACGGACCGCGTCCACGACCAGTTCGACGTGAACGTGTACGGGCCCCACCGACTCATTCGGGCGGTCCTGCCCGCGATGCGCCGCGAGCGCGACGGGACCATCGTGAACGTCTCCTCGGTCGCGGGGCGGGTGTCGATGCCCGGCGGCGGCGTGTACAGCGGGTCGAAGTTCGCGCTGGAGGCGATGTCGGACGCGCTCCGCAACGAGGTCGCGGACCTCGGAATCGACGTGGTCGTCGTCGAACCCGGCCCCGTGAAGACGAACTTCTCGAAGCGCGCGGAGCGGGAGGCCGACCCCGACGAGCGCGAGGGGATCGATCGGACCGACGCCTACGACGAGTTCTACGCGACCTTCGAGGACGCGAAGCTGATCGGCGGCGACGGCCCCGGCGCGGTCGAGCCGGAGCTCGTCGCGAACGCCATCTACGACGCCGCGAGCGCGACCCAGCCCCCGGCGCGGGTCCAGCCGGGCCCCGTCGCGCGGGTCGGCGTCCTCGCGCGGTTCCTCCCCGACGCGCTGCTAGACAAGGCGTACGGGCTCGTTCGGAACTTCACCTCGTAG
- a CDS encoding methylglyoxal synthase has translation MRIALIAHDELKDEMVAFVESHTAVLDECELVTTGTTGKRIVDATGLAVNRQASGPYGGDLQIGGMIASDRIDGVVFLRDPLTAQAHEPDISALLRVCDVKDVPLATNVASAELLVEGLLGGDSLD, from the coding sequence ATGCGCATCGCGCTCATCGCTCACGACGAATTGAAAGACGAGATGGTCGCGTTCGTCGAGTCGCACACGGCCGTCCTCGACGAGTGCGAACTGGTCACCACCGGGACGACGGGCAAGCGCATCGTGGACGCGACCGGACTCGCCGTGAACCGACAGGCCTCGGGGCCGTACGGCGGCGACCTCCAGATCGGGGGGATGATCGCGAGCGACCGGATCGACGGCGTCGTCTTCCTCCGCGATCCCCTGACCGCGCAGGCGCACGAGCCCGACATCTCGGCGCTACTGCGGGTCTGTGACGTGAAGGACGTGCCGCTGGCGACGAACGTCGCGTCCGCGGAGCTGCTCGTCGAGGGGCTTCTCGGCGGCGATTCTCTCGACTGA
- a CDS encoding beta-CASP ribonuclease aCPSF1: MSQVDKQLDTLKSEIEQEIPNDITVTDVKYEGPELVVYTRDPKRFAGDGDLIRRLASKLRKRITVRPDPSALSPPARAEDQVREVIPEEAGVTDLDFHEDTGEVVIEAEKPGMVIGRRGSTLREITQEVGWTPEVVRTPPIESSTVSNVRGFLKNEREERRDILERVGRQIHREEMSDDEWVRITTLGCCREVGRAAFILSTPETRILIDCGDKPGAEGEVPYLQVPEALGAGAATLDAVVLTHAHLDHSALVPLLYKYGYDGPIYTTEPTRDLMGLLTLDYLDVAAKDGRTPPYESAQVRDAIKHTIPLEYGDVTDVAPDVKLTFHNAGHILGSAVTHFHIGDGLYNVAFSGDIHYEDTRLFNGAVNDFPRVETLVLESTYGGRNDYQTDQEDSEEALKEVINETYEQGGKVVIPAFAVGRSQEIMLVLEEAMREGEIPEMPVHLDGMIWEATAIHTTYPEYLRDDLRDRIFHEDENPFLADQFNHIDAGEDERQEVADGDQCIIVSTSGMIEGGPIMSWLRHIGPDPDSNLVFVGYQAQGTLGRRIQNGWDEIPVDGWGGGSRGDTLTLEMGTEVVDGFSGHADRQGLENFVKTMNPRPEKVLCVHGDEGSVQDLSSALYHDYNMRTFAPKNLETFRFK, encoded by the coding sequence ATGAGTCAAGTCGACAAGCAACTCGATACGTTGAAATCCGAGATCGAACAGGAGATTCCGAACGACATCACGGTCACCGACGTGAAATACGAGGGGCCGGAGCTGGTCGTGTACACGCGCGACCCGAAGCGGTTCGCGGGCGACGGCGACCTGATCCGCCGGCTCGCCTCGAAGCTCCGCAAGCGGATCACGGTCCGCCCGGACCCGAGCGCCCTCTCGCCGCCGGCGCGGGCCGAGGACCAGGTCCGCGAGGTGATCCCGGAGGAGGCCGGCGTGACCGACCTCGACTTCCACGAGGACACCGGTGAGGTGGTCATCGAGGCCGAGAAGCCCGGGATGGTGATCGGCCGCCGCGGCTCGACGCTCCGCGAGATCACCCAAGAGGTCGGCTGGACGCCCGAGGTCGTCCGGACGCCGCCGATAGAGTCCTCGACCGTCTCGAACGTCCGCGGCTTCCTGAAGAACGAGCGCGAGGAGCGCCGCGACATCCTCGAACGCGTCGGCCGACAGATCCACCGCGAGGAGATGTCCGACGACGAGTGGGTCCGGATCACGACGCTCGGCTGCTGCCGCGAGGTCGGCCGCGCGGCCTTCATCCTCTCGACGCCCGAGACGCGGATCCTCATCGACTGCGGCGACAAGCCCGGCGCGGAGGGCGAGGTGCCGTACCTCCAGGTCCCCGAGGCGCTCGGCGCGGGCGCGGCGACCCTCGACGCGGTCGTGTTGACCCACGCCCACCTCGACCACTCGGCGCTGGTCCCGCTGCTGTACAAGTACGGCTACGACGGCCCGATTTACACGACGGAGCCGACCCGCGACCTGATGGGCCTGCTCACGCTCGACTACCTCGACGTCGCGGCGAAGGACGGCCGGACGCCCCCCTACGAGTCCGCGCAGGTCCGCGACGCGATCAAACACACCATCCCGCTGGAGTACGGCGACGTGACCGACGTCGCGCCGGACGTGAAGCTCACGTTCCACAACGCGGGCCACATCCTCGGCAGCGCGGTCACCCACTTCCACATCGGCGACGGCCTCTACAACGTCGCGTTCTCGGGCGACATCCACTACGAGGACACCCGCCTGTTCAACGGCGCGGTCAACGACTTCCCGCGCGTCGAGACGCTCGTGTTGGAGTCCACCTACGGCGGCCGCAACGACTACCAGACCGACCAGGAGGACTCCGAGGAGGCGCTCAAGGAAGTCATCAACGAGACGTACGAGCAGGGCGGGAAGGTCGTCATCCCCGCCTTCGCCGTCGGGCGGTCACAGGAGATCATGCTCGTGCTGGAGGAGGCGATGCGCGAGGGCGAGATCCCCGAGATGCCCGTCCACCTCGACGGGATGATCTGGGAGGCGACCGCGATCCACACCACCTACCCCGAGTACCTCCGCGACGACCTCCGCGACCGGATCTTCCACGAGGACGAGAACCCGTTCCTCGCCGACCAGTTCAACCACATCGACGCCGGCGAGGACGAGCGGCAGGAGGTCGCCGACGGCGACCAATGTATCATCGTCTCCACCTCCGGGATGATCGAGGGCGGGCCGATCATGTCGTGGCTCCGCCACATCGGCCCCGACCCGGACTCGAACCTCGTGTTCGTCGGCTACCAGGCGCAGGGGACGCTCGGCCGCCGCATCCAGAACGGCTGGGACGAGATCCCGGTCGACGGCTGGGGCGGCGGGAGCCGCGGCGACACGCTCACCCTGGAGATGGGCACGGAGGTCGTCGACGGCTTCTCCGGCCACGCCGACCGACAGGGGTTAGAGAACTTCGTGAAGACGATGAACCCGCGCCCGGAGAAGGTGCTTTGCGTCCACGGCGACGAGGGCTCCGTTCAGGACCTCTCGTCCGCGCTGTACCACGACTACAACATGCGGACGTTCGCGCCGAAGAATCTAGAGACGTTCCGGTTTAAATAG